A stretch of Campylobacter gracilis DNA encodes these proteins:
- a CDS encoding lytic transglycosylase domain-containing protein → MRAICKFCLILTLLCTASSGKILSYEQIKDEPKSLAKDYYIYRLIDETKYNKAEIRALKQSIFRYKGKLKEKLDRIFGAIRPPKRPDRCAGVTAANILDANLTCKKARSYPNFIAKLSPSVREMLASQLEKYQDAASKNAVNLLRGFNDENPSEYFMQSRNAQNYFLYYDYLKGAGKDALIDIDADAAFVSELASQKGFKAVLNDALINRKYPHLRRSLTGVDPSAVEKDVAFMLGVNAVMQGDEGAALAFFNRAAASFEKPHDVHNAKFWIYLLNGDQNVLRQLASSDYYSLYALYAKEVLGDRNLNIIIPNPAKNSIEGYDITDPFAWVRTKNSADRMSRPQLLEFAKKFDTKQSIGEYSYIMNKASGGKDNFYPTPFMEYIGDGDNRRKALILALARQESRFVPASVSTSYALGMMQFMPFLANEIGKKQLKIDGFDQDDMFRPEVAYRFANIHIDWLERKIYSPVFIAYAYNGGLGLVKKMLQRGDMFNKGKFEPWLSMELVPYAESRDYGKKVLANFIIYSQILDPRAKISVQQELQDLLIPNRSDDFR, encoded by the coding sequence TTGAGAGCCATCTGTAAATTTTGCCTTATTTTAACTTTGCTGTGCACCGCAAGTAGCGGTAAAATTTTAAGCTACGAACAGATCAAAGACGAGCCCAAATCCCTAGCCAAGGACTATTATATCTATCGCCTAATTGATGAGACAAAATACAACAAAGCGGAGATTAGAGCTTTAAAACAGAGCATCTTTCGCTACAAAGGCAAACTAAAAGAGAAGCTAGATAGAATTTTCGGCGCCATTCGCCCTCCTAAGCGTCCGGATCGCTGCGCAGGAGTAACGGCGGCAAATATTTTAGATGCAAATTTAACCTGCAAAAAGGCGCGCTCCTATCCAAATTTTATCGCCAAGCTAAGCCCGTCGGTGCGCGAGATGCTCGCTTCGCAGCTTGAAAAGTACCAAGACGCAGCAAGTAAAAACGCTGTAAATTTACTGCGCGGATTTAACGACGAAAATCCGAGCGAGTATTTTATGCAGAGCCGCAATGCGCAAAACTACTTTTTATATTACGACTACTTAAAAGGCGCGGGCAAAGACGCTCTGATCGACATCGACGCCGACGCAGCCTTCGTAAGCGAACTAGCTTCGCAAAAAGGCTTCAAAGCGGTTCTTAACGATGCGCTAATCAACCGCAAATACCCGCACTTGCGCCGCTCGCTCACGGGCGTCGATCCGTCGGCCGTAGAAAAGGATGTAGCGTTTATGCTGGGCGTAAATGCCGTCATGCAGGGCGATGAAGGGGCTGCGCTTGCGTTTTTTAACCGCGCGGCTGCGAGCTTTGAGAAACCTCACGACGTGCACAATGCGAAATTTTGGATCTACCTGCTAAATGGAGATCAAAACGTCTTGCGCCAGCTTGCTAGCAGTGATTATTACAGCCTCTACGCGCTTTATGCCAAGGAGGTCTTAGGGGATAGGAATTTAAACATAATCATCCCAAATCCCGCTAAAAATTCCATCGAAGGCTACGATATCACCGATCCTTTCGCTTGGGTTCGCACGAAAAATAGCGCTGATCGGATGTCGCGCCCGCAGCTTTTGGAATTTGCTAAAAAATTCGACACCAAGCAAAGCATCGGCGAGTACTCATACATCATGAATAAAGCAAGCGGCGGCAAGGACAACTTCTATCCAACGCCGTTTATGGAATATATCGGCGACGGCGACAACCGCCGCAAGGCGCTAATTTTGGCGCTCGCCCGCCAAGAAAGCCGCTTCGTGCCCGCATCGGTATCTACGTCGTATGCGCTTGGAATGATGCAGTTTATGCCGTTTTTGGCTAACGAGATCGGCAAAAAGCAACTCAAAATCGATGGCTTCGATCAAGACGATATGTTCCGCCCCGAAGTCGCCTACCGCTTCGCTAACATCCATATCGACTGGCTGGAGCGCAAAATTTACAGCCCGGTTTTCATCGCATACGCTTACAACGGCGGGCTCGGACTCGTCAAAAAGATGCTTCAGCGCGGCGATATGTTTAATAAGGGTAAATTTGAGCCGTGGCTTAGCATGGAGCTCGTGCCGTATGCCGAGAGCAGGGACTACGGCAAAAAGGTGCTTGCAAATTTTATCATCTACTCGCAGATCCTCGATCCGCGCGCGAAAATCTCGGTGCAACAGGAGTTACAAGACCTACTGATACCAAACAGAAGCGACGACTTCCGCTAA
- a CDS encoding YggT family protein, giving the protein MLLNSVFYGILVSIHYVIQAYMMLIFVACVLSFIRPNPFGKFYKIVRVISALTEPAFALVRRYLPTTFGGFDLSPLVILFVLMFFDNMIIYILNRSVL; this is encoded by the coding sequence ATGCTACTAAATAGCGTATTTTACGGCATTTTAGTGAGTATTCACTACGTGATTCAAGCTTATATGATGCTAATTTTCGTCGCCTGCGTTTTAAGTTTCATCCGCCCAAATCCGTTCGGTAAATTTTATAAAATCGTCCGCGTCATCTCTGCGCTTACCGAGCCTGCGTTTGCGCTGGTGCGTCGCTATCTGCCTACGACTTTCGGCGGCTTTGATCTTTCGCCGTTAGTGATTTTATTTGTTTTAATGTTTTTTGATAATATGATAATTTATATTCTAAATAGGAGCGTTCTTTGA
- the gltX gene encoding glutamate--tRNA ligase produces MYRFAPSPTGDMHIGNLRAAIFNYICSLQDKSGFILRIEDTDTARNIEGKDQEIIEILKRFGISWQSLYYQSKNLKFHQQFAAKLLSEKKAFCCFCSEEELEAKKQAAKDAGEAYRYDGHCEHLSDEEVLNCGKPFTIRLKKPDHALEFTDAIKGRIAFEPQNIDSFVIMRADKTPTYNFACACDDMMQGVSFVIRGEDHVSNTPKQNWIRQSLGYDGEIKYAHLPIILNSEGKKMSKREDSSSVKWLLQSGYLPEAIANYLILLGNKTPREVFSMDEAVEFFDIAKISKSPAKFDEDKLAFINREHIKRASKQRLAELFELEPKFAPLIKFYTQEASLIPRIKEKIAAIYGMKDIPQEWATQAQALREAILNLLSSNGASAEFNDFKAALSQATNLKGKSLFMPLRFLLTGAPHGPELSELYPLIRADLKEILDATK; encoded by the coding sequence TTGTATCGCTTCGCTCCGTCGCCCACCGGCGATATGCATATCGGAAATTTACGCGCGGCTATTTTTAACTACATCTGCTCGCTGCAGGATAAAAGCGGCTTCATCTTACGCATCGAGGATACCGACACTGCGCGCAATATCGAAGGTAAAGATCAAGAGATCATCGAAATTTTAAAGCGCTTCGGCATCTCATGGCAGAGTCTGTATTATCAAAGCAAAAATTTAAAATTTCATCAGCAATTCGCAGCCAAGCTACTCTCCGAGAAAAAGGCGTTTTGCTGTTTTTGCAGCGAGGAGGAGCTTGAGGCGAAAAAGCAAGCCGCCAAAGACGCAGGCGAGGCGTATCGCTACGATGGGCACTGCGAGCATTTAAGCGACGAAGAGGTTCTAAACTGCGGCAAGCCCTTTACTATTCGCCTTAAAAAGCCCGATCACGCGCTGGAATTTACCGACGCGATCAAGGGGCGTATCGCATTTGAGCCGCAGAATATCGACAGCTTCGTCATTATGCGCGCGGACAAGACGCCAACTTATAACTTCGCCTGCGCCTGCGACGATATGATGCAGGGCGTGAGCTTCGTAATCCGCGGCGAGGATCACGTCTCAAACACGCCAAAGCAAAACTGGATCCGCCAAAGCCTCGGCTACGACGGCGAGATCAAATACGCGCACCTGCCGATCATATTAAATTCCGAAGGCAAAAAGATGAGCAAGCGGGAGGATAGCTCCTCGGTGAAATGGCTGCTTCAAAGCGGCTACCTGCCCGAGGCGATCGCGAATTATCTGATCCTGCTGGGCAATAAAACGCCGCGCGAGGTCTTTAGCATGGATGAGGCGGTGGAGTTTTTCGATATCGCTAAAATTTCAAAAAGCCCGGCGAAATTTGACGAGGACAAACTCGCCTTTATAAACCGCGAGCATATCAAAAGAGCGAGCAAGCAGCGCCTGGCGGAGCTTTTTGAGCTCGAGCCGAAATTTGCGCCTTTGATAAAATTTTACACTCAAGAAGCGAGCTTGATCCCACGTATCAAAGAGAAGATCGCAGCGATCTACGGCATGAAAGATATCCCGCAGGAGTGGGCGACGCAGGCGCAGGCGCTACGAGAGGCGATCTTAAATTTATTAAGCTCAAACGGCGCAAGCGCGGAATTTAATGATTTCAAAGCGGCGCTTTCGCAGGCTACAAATTTAAAAGGTAAGAGCCTGTTTATGCCGCTTAGGTTTTTACTAACCGGCGCGCCTCACGGACCGGAGCTTAGCGAACTGTATCCGCTGATCCGCGCCGATTTAAAGGAGATACTCGATGCTACTAAATAG
- the mscL gene encoding large-conductance mechanosensitive channel protein MscL, whose protein sequence is MSFIQEFKEFAMKGNVIDMAVGVVIGGAFGKIVTSLVSDIMMPVLGLLTGGMNFTDLKIVLKEAVGQTPAVTINYGSFIQVTVDFIIIAFCIFCAIKAINKLKKPAPAPEPAAPAEPSEEIKLLTEIRDLLKK, encoded by the coding sequence ATGAGTTTCATTCAGGAATTCAAAGAATTTGCGATGAAAGGCAACGTCATCGATATGGCGGTGGGCGTCGTCATCGGTGGAGCTTTCGGCAAGATCGTAACCTCGCTCGTAAGCGACATCATGATGCCGGTTTTAGGACTTCTTACGGGAGGTATGAATTTTACCGATCTTAAGATCGTGCTAAAAGAAGCGGTGGGGCAGACCCCAGCCGTTACGATAAACTACGGATCGTTTATCCAGGTAACGGTCGATTTTATCATCATCGCGTTTTGTATATTCTGCGCAATCAAGGCGATCAATAAGCTTAAAAAGCCTGCTCCTGCGCCGGAACCTGCCGCACCTGCCGAGCCTAGCGAAGAGATTAAACTTCTTACCGAGATAAGAGACTTGCTCAAAAAATAG
- a CDS encoding Crp/Fnr family transcriptional regulator, whose product MLERIPYFKALSAAQINRLEQISIHKSYKKGEILFFEGERSQYLLILLKGILKIYKTSAKGREIHMREIRPISLVAEMVNFEETSYPASGVFSTNGEVLKIDYEKFKNEFMSDPKICLELLKSMSEKIRALNAVFDNQVVLNCDGKIAKFISENFDIFMSTKYTRIAKILNVTPETFSRTITKFKKSGALILDDKQEITGFDKDKLDEYIQG is encoded by the coding sequence ATGCTTGAGAGAATTCCTTATTTTAAAGCTCTAAGCGCAGCGCAAATCAATCGTTTGGAGCAGATTAGCATCCATAAAAGCTACAAAAAGGGCGAAATTTTATTTTTCGAGGGCGAGCGCTCGCAGTATCTATTAATCCTGCTAAAAGGAATTTTAAAAATCTATAAAACCTCCGCAAAGGGGCGTGAGATCCATATGCGCGAGATCCGCCCCATCTCGCTCGTGGCAGAGATGGTAAATTTCGAAGAGACGAGCTATCCTGCAAGCGGCGTGTTTTCGACAAACGGTGAGGTGCTAAAGATCGATTATGAAAAATTTAAAAACGAGTTTATGAGCGATCCAAAGATTTGCCTGGAGCTTTTAAAATCGATGTCTGAGAAGATCCGAGCGCTAAATGCAGTCTTTGATAATCAAGTCGTGCTTAACTGCGACGGCAAGATCGCTAAGTTTATCAGCGAGAATTTTGATATTTTTATGAGCACGAAATACACCAGAATAGCTAAAATTCTAAACGTAACCCCCGAGACCTTCTCGCGCACCATCACTAAATTTAAAAAGAGCGGCGCGTTAATTTTAGACGATAAACAAGAAATCACGGGCTTTGATAAAGATAAGCTGGACGAGTATATCCAAGGCTAG
- a CDS encoding metallophosphoesterase yields the protein MKSAYIFPIVGTVLFLFFNLYIYRSISARFTPYKGFATFLPALILLCVALAILDAIFFVGFGLNGSFKNELLYKLCVFCMAASFSLFFICLAYDVLSAAAHVVKFSQNRRKFLKTFIDVTFVIMAFSYIFKGLYNALKIPKITEREIKIKNLARELNFAVISDVHLGEFLKKEFLQGVVAQINSLNYDALLIVGDMFDLRSDELGDILQPLEVIKKPIFFVTGNHEYYRDDASGLIKAMQKAGVRVLQNESVEFEGLNLMGVHDLSGFRFGYMQPDLSAVLAQADPDKPKILLAHQPKYVVDFVRDEVDLCICGHTHAGQIFPWTLLVLLSQKYLYGLYNDGLKQIYVSSGVGFWGPPIRVFADAEIALLKLRKA from the coding sequence TTGAAAAGCGCCTATATTTTCCCGATTGTCGGCACGGTTTTATTCCTGTTTTTTAATCTTTACATCTACAGATCGATCAGCGCGCGATTTACGCCATATAAAGGCTTCGCTACGTTTCTCCCCGCCCTGATTTTGCTTTGCGTAGCTTTAGCGATTTTAGATGCAATATTTTTTGTGGGTTTTGGGCTTAATGGAAGCTTTAAAAACGAGCTACTCTATAAGCTATGCGTATTTTGCATGGCAGCGTCCTTTTCGCTCTTTTTTATCTGCCTTGCTTACGACGTGCTAAGCGCCGCTGCGCATGTGGTTAAATTTAGCCAAAACAGGCGAAAATTTTTAAAAACCTTTATCGACGTAACCTTCGTAATAATGGCGTTTAGCTATATTTTTAAGGGGCTTTATAATGCACTAAAAATTCCAAAAATCACCGAGCGCGAAATAAAAATCAAAAACTTAGCTCGCGAGCTAAACTTTGCCGTCATCTCAGACGTGCATCTGGGCGAGTTTTTGAAAAAGGAGTTTTTACAAGGCGTCGTAGCGCAGATAAACTCGCTAAATTACGATGCGCTACTGATCGTGGGTGATATGTTTGATCTGCGCTCGGATGAGCTCGGGGATATTTTGCAGCCTCTTGAGGTGATAAAAAAGCCCATCTTTTTCGTCACGGGCAACCATGAGTATTACCGCGACGACGCAAGCGGACTTATAAAAGCGATGCAAAAAGCGGGCGTGCGGGTGCTGCAAAACGAAAGCGTGGAATTTGAAGGGCTAAATTTAATGGGAGTGCACGATCTTAGCGGCTTTCGCTTCGGATACATGCAGCCCGATCTAAGCGCTGTGCTAGCGCAGGCAGATCCCGATAAACCAAAAATTTTACTCGCACATCAGCCAAAATACGTCGTGGATTTCGTGCGCGACGAGGTCGATCTGTGTATCTGCGGACACACGCACGCGGGGCAAATTTTCCCGTGGACGCTTTTGGTGCTGCTTAGCCAGAAGTATCTTTACGGGCTGTATAACGACGGGCTGAAGCAAATTTACGTAAGCAGCGGCGTAGGGTTTTGGGGCCCGCCGATAAGGGTCTTTGCGGATGCCGAGATCGCGCTGCTTAAGCTTAGAAAGGCATAG
- the asd gene encoding archaetidylserine decarboxylase (Phosphatidylserine decarboxylase is synthesized as a single chain precursor. Generation of the pyruvoyl active site from a Ser is coupled to cleavage of a Gly-Ser bond between the larger (beta) and smaller (alpha chains). It is an integral membrane protein.) — MRSFISRIFGVIAAVKFPKFIQNFINRKYVEFFKIDMSEFDPPQSYASLNALFTRRLLRPREIAADERAFISPSDGVIFESGTCADLRAFSVKGCEYSLSELLGRTFTASESGGAVKNLDDGAVTTNGSGEAGTGCAKDAGTWMKFRAAQAKIMDGESGATYAASGVRAKIYSDESGVSRETSTIGARSSENTKGVNLSYANIYLSPRDYHHYHAPCDLSVTEALYIPADLYSVAKKFLLKIPNLYAKNERVILKCKMPNGGILWMVFVGALNVGKMKFDFDARIQTNACASRAEALYEYENLNFKKGDHLGNFELGSTIVLVAQSEFLKFETPTDTSVKFGQKIAEFNEISQNSI; from the coding sequence ATGAGAAGTTTTATTTCGAGGATTTTCGGGGTTATCGCCGCGGTGAAATTCCCTAAATTTATACAAAATTTTATCAACCGCAAATATGTGGAATTTTTCAAAATCGATATGAGCGAATTTGATCCGCCGCAAAGCTACGCAAGCCTAAACGCTCTTTTTACTCGCCGCTTGCTGCGCCCGCGCGAGATAGCGGCAGACGAGCGAGCTTTTATAAGCCCTAGCGACGGCGTGATCTTTGAGAGCGGAACCTGCGCCGATCTGCGGGCTTTTAGCGTAAAGGGCTGCGAATATAGCCTTAGCGAGCTGCTGGGGCGCACGTTTACCGCAAGCGAAAGCGGCGGAGCGGTTAAAAATTTAGATGACGGGGCGGTTACTACGAACGGGAGCGGCGAGGCTGGAACCGGATGCGCAAAAGATGCCGGCACATGGATGAAATTTCGCGCCGCGCAAGCAAAAATCATGGACGGCGAAAGCGGCGCAACTTATGCTGCAAGCGGCGTGCGAGCTAAAATTTATAGCGATGAAAGCGGTGTGAGCCGCGAAACGAGCACAATCGGTGCCCGAAGCAGCGAAAATACAAAGGGCGTAAATTTAAGCTACGCAAACATCTATCTAAGCCCGCGCGATTATCATCATTATCACGCGCCGTGCGACTTGAGCGTGACGGAGGCGCTTTACATACCCGCTGATCTTTACAGCGTGGCGAAGAAATTTTTACTTAAAATTCCAAACCTCTACGCCAAAAACGAGCGCGTGATTTTAAAGTGCAAAATGCCTAACGGCGGGATTTTGTGGATGGTTTTCGTGGGTGCTTTAAACGTAGGTAAGATGAAATTTGATTTCGATGCACGAATACAGACGAATGCGTGTGCAAGCAGAGCTGAGGCGCTTTACGAATATGAAAATTTAAACTTCAAAAAAGGCGATCATTTGGGAAATTTCGAGCTGGGCTCAACGATCGTGCTCGTAGCGCAAAGCGAGTTTTTGAAATTTGAAACCCCGACTGATACGTCCGTAAAATTCGGACAAAAAATCGCAGAATTTAATGAAATTTCACAAAATTCCATTTAA
- a CDS encoding type II secretion system protein yields MKNLKAFTMIELVFVIVVLGILAGIAVPRLAATRDDATIAKMRGDIAAIRSGLSLVRSENMMRGVTTWPALEGSDNATLFEGVLQQPIYPMRDGGRNGWTLVTNGNANATSTYIARVAGKRTTFDYYPTSALATAAGRNVGSFDCDHKDELCQSLAQ; encoded by the coding sequence ATGAAAAATTTAAAAGCTTTTACGATGATAGAGCTTGTTTTCGTCATCGTCGTTTTAGGTATTTTGGCGGGCATCGCAGTGCCTAGATTAGCCGCTACGCGTGATGATGCTACGATCGCTAAGATGCGCGGGGATATCGCTGCTATTAGAAGCGGACTTTCGCTAGTTAGAAGCGAGAATATGATGAGGGGCGTGACTACGTGGCCCGCTTTGGAGGGTTCGGACAATGCCACTCTTTTTGAAGGCGTTTTGCAGCAACCTATCTATCCTATGAGAGATGGCGGTAGGAACGGCTGGACTTTGGTTACGAACGGCAATGCCAATGCAACATCTACATATATCGCTAGAGTGGCAGGAAAAAGAACTACTTTTGATTACTATCCGACATCGGCTTTGGCTACGGCAGCGGGTAGAAACGTAGGTTCATTTGACTGCGATCACAAAGACGAGCTTTGTCAATCCTTAGCTCAATAG